One stretch of Procambarus clarkii isolate CNS0578487 chromosome 35, FALCON_Pclarkii_2.0, whole genome shotgun sequence DNA includes these proteins:
- the LOC138371467 gene encoding uncharacterized protein, whose product MFFRVSVAQKKKAVEDVELQKRSREEQQHTIQEMLHYLTYYKKKREILTEHTKELCGIFPSYLSKDPNKYTIEEKHLSPKNNSGILALLKQGQKLCTDKLITTGLHCLACTLFPINHITHSYRCETERDKIIQEEQPQQCGKWAKCYPLPHIGDLQ is encoded by the exons atgttcttcagag tgtccgtggctcaaaaaaagaaggcagtagaagatgtggagcttcagaagagatccagagaggaGCAACAACATACCattcaagaaatgctgcattatctcACATATtacaagaagaagagagagattttaaccgaacatactAAAGAGTTATGTGGAATTTTCccttcatatctaagcaag gatcctaacaagtacactattgaagagaagcacTTATCACCCAAAAATAATAGTGGAATCctggctcttttgaagcaagggcaaaagttgTGTACTGACAAGCtgattactactggcctccattgtcttgcctgcactttgtttcccatcaatcatatcactcattcttacaggtgtgagacagagagggacaagatcatccaagaggaacaaccgcaacagtgtgggaagtgggcgaagTGTTACCCGTTACCGCACATCGGCGATCTACAATAG